One segment of Anastrepha obliqua isolate idAnaObli1 chromosome 3, idAnaObli1_1.0, whole genome shotgun sequence DNA contains the following:
- the LOC129241116 gene encoding probable insulin-like peptide 3 yields the protein MLALNLLKLYALLLVLIVGLQQNTAQRTVCGPALDAVLSTLCVHGFNTKFKRSMDLDEHNGNELVEELPFPYANSPFLGKIHGGYVDTLAKTRRRRDGVYDECCNKGCTYNEILSYCNRYEDLIRGL from the exons ATGTTAGCGCTAAATTTGTTGAAACTCTACGCTTTGCTACTTGTTTTGATAGTAGGCTTGCAGCAAAATACTGCCCAGCGCACGGTTTGTGGTCCAGCATTGGATGCGGTGCTTAGCACTCTTTGCGTGCACGGCTTTaacacgaaattcaagaggtcaA TGGATTTGGATGAACATAACGGTAATGAGCTGGTAGAAGAACTGCCCTTCCCCTATGCAAATTCGCCATTCTTAGGCAAGATACACGGTGGCTATGTTGATACGTTGGCCAAAACACGTCGCCGTCGTGACGGTGTCTATGATGAATGTTGCAACAAGGGATGCACCTATAACGAAATCTTATCGTACTGCAATCGATATGAAGATTTGATTCGCGGCCTTTAg
- the LOC129241117 gene encoding probable insulin-like peptide 5, translated as MMSLNLLKICALLLISLASFQHSAGQQTVCGPALDSVLDTICENGFNTKFKKSMEWDHHGNNELEDELPFRFAASPFLANFHSGQVDTLAKTRRRREGVYDECCRKSCTYSELFSYCK; from the exons ATGATGTCGCTGAATTTGTTAAAAATCTGCGCTTTGCTGCTGATTTCCCTAGCAAGTTTTCAACACAGTGCTGGCCAACAAACCGTTTGCGGTCCTGCGTTGGATTCTGTACTCGATACCATTTGCGAAAATGGTTtcaacacaaaattcaagaagtcTA TGGAGTGGGATCACCATGGCAATAATGAGCTGGAAGATGAGCTGCCCTTCCGCTTTGCTGCTTCACCTTTCTTAGCTAATTTTCATAGTGGCCAAGTCGACACATTAGCTAAGACCCGTCGTCGCCGTGAGGGTGTATATGACGAATGTTGCCGCAAGTCTTGTACCTACAGCGAGTTATTCTCATACTGCAAATAA
- the LOC129241118 gene encoding probable insulin-like peptide 1, which produces MYKPTWWEFCASLLMLATLFQQCAGSQRFCGKALPEALDQICFNGYNTKIKKSMEWDDYTNNEVGVELPLPYAKWPFLAKVHGGQVNLKANQRGRRHGVYDECCRKGCTYNELVSYCL; this is translated from the exons ATGTATAAACCAACTTGGTGGGAATTTTGCGCTTCCTTGCTAATGTTGGCGACATTGTTTCAACAGTGCGCAGGCTCACAGCGCTTTTGCGGGAAAGCGTTACCAGAAGCGCTCGATCAGATTTGTTTTAATGGTTAcaatacgaaaattaaaaagtcaA TGGAATGGGATGATTACACCAACAATGAAGTCGGAGTAGAGCTGCCGCTCCCCTACGCAAAATGGCCCTTCTTGGCTAAAGTTCATGGTGGACAAGTTAATTTGAAGGCCAATCAACGTGGTCGTCGTCATGGCGTATATGATGAATGCTGTCGCAAGGGTTGCACCTACAATGAGTTGGTCTCTTactgtttgtaa
- the LOC129241935 gene encoding probable insulin-like peptide 3, with protein sequence MLALNLLKLYALLLVLIVGLQQNTAQRTVCGPALDAVLSTLCQYGYNTKFKRSMDLDEHNGNELVEELPFPYANSPFLGKIHGGYVDTLAKTRRRRDGVYDECCNKGCTYNEILSYCNRYEDLIRGL encoded by the exons atGTTAGCCCTGAATTTGTTGAAACTCTACGCTTTGCTACTTGTTTTGATAGTAGGATTGCAGCAAAATACTGCCCAGCGCACAGTTTGTGGTCCGGCCTTAGATGCGGTACTTAGTACTCTTTGCCAGTACGGttataatacaaaattcaagAGATCAA TGGATTTGGATGAACATAACGGCAATGAGCTGGTAGAAGAACTGCCCTTCCCCTATGCAAATTCGCCATTCTTAGGCAAGATACACGGTGGCTATGTTGATACGTTGGCCAAAACACGTCGCCGTCGTGACGGTGTGTATGATGAATGTTGCAACAAGGGATGCACCTATAACGAAATCTTATCGTACTGCAATCGATATGAAGATTTGATTCGCGGTCTTTAG